CAGCCGGCCCAGGCGCTGCACCAGCCCTTGTCCTTCACCAGGACGTCGGCGAACTCGGGGTGATGGCAGCCACCCCAGCCGTCTTCCTCCTCGCCGGCCCAGAAGGCGCAGTTGTCGCAGCGCTGGTCTTCTTCGAAGTCCGGGTGATCGGAGTCGGCACCGTCGTTGACGTAGTCCAGCGCGTGTCCGTCCTCGGCCTTGGCCATGGCCTGCACCTTGCCCTGATGGATCAGCGTGGCCAGCGGCAGCGCCGCAACGGCCATGGCGCCGGTCTTGAGGAACTTGCGACGACCCGTATCGGTTGGTTCTGTCATGGTGTTTCCTCTCGGCTTGCTTCGGATTATTGGCAGATCTCCCTGATGGTACCCGACGCGGACCGGGCAGCTAACAGGGGAGCGGCCTCGGGCGCACGGTTCCTTGACCTGGGTCAAGTCCGTTCGTCGTACCAGGTCGCTGTGATGACCGGTGGGGCCGCCGAGAGTTCCTCGGCATCAGGGAAGCGAGCCGCGCACGCCCGCCGTGCGTGGGGGGCCGGAAACGATACGGCCATGGTCATTGAGCCACAGTTCGTCGCCGCCGGCCTGATGAAACGCCATGATGAGCCGCCCGTCACGAAGATCAACGGTATGACGCTCGGTGATCGTGAAGGTCTGTCCCTGGAAGCTCACCTGCCCGGGGAAAACGCGAATGTACCTCGGGGGCTCCTCCGGGTCCGGGCTCCAGCGGGGAGAAGTCCATGCGGGCAGATCCCTGGGCGGTTGCAGCGCCCGGGGTGTTGGCGCACCTGCCTCGCCGCTGGTCACATGCTGCGCCGGTGTGAGGTCGAGCGCCCAGCCGGCGTCGGCGGCGTGATTGCGCAGGTGCTGTAGCAGTGCATCATGCTGGGCGGCGTAATCGCCTGCCGTCTCCAGCGGGAAGGGATGGTGCCAGACCGCTGCCGGTGTGGCCCGCAAGGCCCGCAGCCGGATGCTGCGCCAGGTGTCGGCGGCCAGGGCCGTGGCGGTGCCGCCGAACGGCGTCACAACGGCGGCGCCCCGCGGGTCGCGGATGGCACCGGCGAATGCTTCCCCCTCGATCCGTCCGGCGCAGTAGAGCACCAGCATGGGCCGGTGCCGGCCGCCGATCCGGTCATGCGCCGAATCCGGGTCGCCCAACAGGTGCCGCACGACCAGTTGCAGATCAACGCGATGCAGGGTGGTAATGTTTGCCGCCATGCCGCTTCTCCCGTCCACGCACAGCCAGTACACGGGAAGTCTGCGGCATCGCGCCGCGGCGCACTTGTCTTCAGGCGCCGCCCAACCAGTCTCGAGGCGTCAAATAACGGCTGGTCAGCGCCTCTTCCGGTGAACCGGGTTCGGGCTGGTAACCGTACTGCCAGCGCGCCAGCGGGGGCAGGGACATGAGGATGGATTCGGTGCGGCCGCCGGACTGAATGCCGAACTTGGTGCCGCGGTCGAACAGCAGGTTGAATTCCACGTAGCGTCCACGCCGGTAGAGCTGGAACTGACGTTCGCGCTCCCCGTAGGCCATGGCGCGGCGCTCCTGGACGATGGGCAGATAGGCCGGGCGGAAGTGATCGCCCACCGAGCGCATGAAGGCGAAGCACTGCTCAAAGCCCCAGGCATCCAGGTCGTCGAAGAACAGGCCGCCCACCCCCCGCTGTTCGCCGCGATGGGGCAGGTGGAAGTAGTCGTCGCACCACTGTTTGTAGCGGGGGTAGACGTCCTCACCGAATGGCGCGCAGGCGGCCTGCGCCGTGGCATGCCAGTGCCGGCAATCGGCGTCGAAGCCGTAGTAGGGCGTGAGATCGAAGCCACCGCCGAACCACCACACCGGTTCGGCGTCCGGGTGCTCGGCGATGAAAAAGCGCACGTTGGCGTGGCTGGTGGGGACATAGGGATTGTGGGGGTGGATCACCAGCGACACGCCCATGGCCTGGAAACTGCGGCCGGCGAGCTCGGGGCGACGCTCCGAGGCCGCCGCCGGCAGGCTGTCGCCGTGGACGTGGGAGAAGTTGATCCCGGCCTGTTCGAACACCGTGCCGTCGTGGAGCACCCGCGAGCGGCCGCCGCCGCCCTCGGACCGGTCCCAGGCGTCCTCGTGGAAGCGGGCGGTGCCGTCTTCCGACTCCAGGGCGGCGCAGAGGTGGTCCTGCAGGCCGTGGAGGTAGTTTTTCACCGCGGACACGTCGGGTTGCGTCATGGTCCGTCCTCAGTGGCGCAGGATGCC
The DNA window shown above is from Aquisalimonas sp. 2447 and carries:
- the hemF gene encoding oxygen-dependent coproporphyrinogen oxidase, translating into MTQPDVSAVKNYLHGLQDHLCAALESEDGTARFHEDAWDRSEGGGGRSRVLHDGTVFEQAGINFSHVHGDSLPAAASERRPELAGRSFQAMGVSLVIHPHNPYVPTSHANVRFFIAEHPDAEPVWWFGGGFDLTPYYGFDADCRHWHATAQAACAPFGEDVYPRYKQWCDDYFHLPHRGEQRGVGGLFFDDLDAWGFEQCFAFMRSVGDHFRPAYLPIVQERRAMAYGERERQFQLYRRGRYVEFNLLFDRGTKFGIQSGGRTESILMSLPPLARWQYGYQPEPGSPEEALTSRYLTPRDWLGGA
- a CDS encoding high-potential iron-sulfur protein, with the translated sequence MTEPTDTGRRKFLKTGAMAVAALPLATLIHQGKVQAMAKAEDGHALDYVNDGADSDHPDFEEDQRCDNCAFWAGEEEDGWGGCHHPEFADVLVKDKGWCSAWAG